Within the Cydia pomonella isolate Wapato2018A chromosome 3, ilCydPomo1, whole genome shotgun sequence genome, the region CGGAAATGGTGTTTTTCACCCGAGTGTCTTTCACTTTCACCGAACAAGCTAAGGCAAATTTGGAAAAAACGATCCAACGAGGGATCAGTAAAATTAGAACAATTTACCAATTGTTCCAGGCGGGGAAATAGATAATGTTTTTCATTTGTTCCCAACTAGTTTCTCATGGGCCCCTGAGGCGTCAGACATCAGTCCCTGAGGtgtgttctgatttttataACAGGTTATCAATTTAATCTAGGTTTATTATGGTTCTGTTTATCAGGgtcaaaatgtataatttttaaaccagacacgtcagttttgacactgacagatcgtaACCATAATATACCCAGATTAAATtgataacctgttattacaatcagaaaaCGCCTCCTTTTCTCTTTAAAGAAGAATGTTGCTGAGACATAGTTTTCAAATTGTGCGCCGCGCAAATTGTACCTTCATAAGCTTTCTTCCGGAAAGCACAGTTTTGACATTAGTTAGAGAAAAAGACACTAGGCATCATTAGtattacaacatttacaacACAATACAATTATGCAAGTTACAACACAACAGCctaatataatgtaattttcaGTCACAAATACGGCGAAACTTCGATAACGACCTGATAGCTGGTTATGAGGTTCTCTTGTTTACGGACAGCAGGCAATGCACGGGCTCCATAGCGTCGGGGGGTATAATGCAGGTAATACTTCTTACAACATGCCTTGTATCGGACGACATgtccaatgccggatttagagatctggaggcctcgggcaataaagttGTTGTTGTTCAGAAATACGGCGAAACTTCGATAACGAACTTCGAAACATTGAACCTACGAGGTTCTCTTGTTCACGGACAGCAGGCAATGCACGAGCTCCATAGcgtcggggggggggggggggataatGCAGGTAATACTTCTAACAACATGCTTTGTATCGGACGACGTGTCTTGTTGTTGACTTGATATTGTTCAGAAATACGGCGAAACTTCGATAACGACCTGATCGCTGGTTACGAGGTTCTCTTGTTCACGGACAGCAAGCAATGCACAGGCTCCATAGCGTCGAAGGGCATAATACAGGTAGGTATACCGTTTTACAACATGTCTTGTACCGCACGACTTGTTTTGTTGTTGACTTGGTGTTGTTAAGAAATACGGCAACACTTCGATAACGACCTCATAGGTAGGTGGTTACGATGTTTTCTAGTTCACGGACAGCAGGCAATGCACGGGTTCCATAggtacatcatcatcattatttaagagcatggctcttgtcggtggagtagacgccagttttcgcggtcctcggccaagttctttaggtccctgtaagacacgacatttgcttttccttttagttgttgcgtgtaacttgctcgtggttttcctcttcctcttctaccttcgaACATCGGCGATCACTAGTCTGGcaatttgtctgctcgtttgcttcctATGTCATAAAGAaacgtaacaatttttttttggtgtttCAGAACAACATAACCCTAAATTTCGCCATCAGTGGCATAACGACGTTGTCCTACGAGTTCTGGCTGTACGGGCTTCCCGGCGAACTGACGGGGGTCGGGGGTGGGATGGCCCACCAGAAATATAACCTCTTGTGTTAATGTTCATAAATTacgtttaaaaagtaaaatgtattttttattgagcgCCTAAAGACATTCTCTGACCATATAAAAGGAGATAGGGATATCAAATACAAATAACCTCTTAAGGGGcccattgattaccagttcgccggacgatatagacctgtcagttattcgcgattgtcagcttttgcgaataactgacaggccgatatcgcgTATATAGATAGACGAtacagtgggcccctttaaagTCACATTATTCTAaccttgtacagtcaaggtattaaatatcgatacggacaaagtgccaaaaatatgtacacattactttaattaatagactagacaataaggtcgtgtatacatattttggcactttgtccgtgtcgatattttattACCCTGTCTGTACAGCTCAATGCATTCTGTACGGGTCCCTTGCTATTGCTATACGAAATTTAAAGCTATGGTCACAAAGACActgcgaaaactagttttcactgaCGCCTTatgtaaaactagttttaactaggcaatagttatttgtacaacaagagagcaaagtttgatatttcttcgagtgcttgttttgagtcccgtgcaagcgaaagattctataatagattcacgagcgtagcgagtgaatctaatttagaatcttgagcgtagtaagggacttaaaagcgcacgagatgtaaataactttgatctcgtgtagtacacaaaatttttcacgtcagtcagccatcaagaaatacaacctgaaaaaatgtaatccgtcttcatcactatttcactcatgttttctgaaggtattctaacaattaactttaattaccccaataaaacaaaacgaaagaaatttcaataaaatgatacgaaaataatgaattaacgaacatcaattatTGACActtcaatcgtcaacttttttttgtcaaaaaaaactttgcaagatacggtccgaattgcggatactactatttgtcaactatagtagagatcgttaaaagtcgttaagtagaattatttactgcgtaacaattgcgtaaatttgtataagtatattgttttgattgaataataaaatacgtaaaatatggtatttttattaaattttaaacttttatttcattaattaattattacgaatgaagactcgtagggtgttttggaacgatgcggtctgacttatttcgggggtctattataaatcgtcaatatatcgttgaattacgtatgcacttttttgtctctttctttttgctaatgacgtgaaagggacaaagacaatagaagcaaaatgcgattttgctcactgtttttaagcagcaaattacccttgttccagctgctgacgtgaaaaatgcTTTTCCATCGAGGTGATACGGAAAACTGGAAAACTGGTTTTAGCAACGGGTTTTTACGGCAACATAGGTATATCACGCCGTCTTGAAGGATGGAAAATGCATTAATGTATTGTAGATACATATATACTTGCTGTATCAGACTGGTTGCATGTTTATTTCAAATtggatgttaaaaaaaactttaaattgaaTAACTTCGAAGTcttgaatttatttaaaatttcaaactTCCAGATTTTGTATTTCTTATCATTTCCAATATTTCCATGTAATTTTTAGTGTCCAATTTATTGTGTTAAAATGCTCATAGTTTTGTATAGAGACCTATCTCTTAGAGATATTTTACTCACCACGTTTTAACATTGAcgatctcgctcgcactgatgcATTGGTGCGATAGAAAgaatgcgatcgagttcacaCAGACACTAACGTAAATGTCGAATGCCAAATCTTGGTACGGCTACAGACCTGCCATTTAATTCTTTCTTTATCATGTCAAGCTAATTATACACGAAAATTTATTATCACACAATTCTATCCAGTTATAATCAATCATATCTCTCCACTGATTTGAGCAACACACCAATGTAATTTATGATCCATAAATATTATGCGAGCGAAGCGTTTAATGTTTCTACTGTTGTGTTATTTAAGTGATACAAGCGCCGtattatataacaataaattagACAGTGAATATATAGAAATACAACCTCTCGAAGAAGCAAATTACTCGAATCCGATATTAGTGAGTGGTATAATATATAGgacatttaagaaatattattgTGAGGTGTTCAAGGATTTTGAAAGTAAGTAAATTTGCCTATTTAACTTGTTAGTTTGCAAGTAAATTATGGACGTaagttttttacttttatttgttttagataTGTACTGCATTTTTAACTTCATAACTTCcatgtttttaaatttcttttctATATCATGTGTATTTGCATGTCCCTATAGAGATTGCCAAGACTGAAGCGCCAGGCAAGGCACTCAAGTCTTTTTAGCACAGAGAAATAAATGAGCTTAGAGTACACACTCCATATTACTGGTTATTAGCCCAAAAGCTTGACGTATAGAAGGCAAAACGACTATGGGGACCACACTAACAAACggacatatatatatagtgcaagttaataaataaaaccttgtaaaCAGGTGACAGTCGCCTTTGTAAATATTGCCATTGCATCGCTTCTGTCGCACGTTGTAAATGCGACAAGTGGCAACATACCGCGATTCAGTCGCGCGATGGAATCGCTGCAAAAAGTCGCCGTTTGCGATCTTCCtaaaattatgattatgataaaGTTGTGACGTCCTAGATAGGCGGACGCTGCTGCGTGGGAGCAAAGCCTGGACGTTTCCCCGCCAAGACGTAAACCTCACACTGGCGTACCCTTCCGCCGAACACGCCGATGTAAGTCAACAATCAACATCTATAGATAAACCAgtgtaaatacttacatacataattaattaaacgaAAGTGGGTTTCATATTCTCCACTTTTCCACATAAAGAGAATCTGCCTTAAAAAGAGATTGACGAAAAACCTTGCATGTTCAATTGTTATCTCTATGTTGGTTTATTTTTCCCCAAAGGtctacagtatttttttttgtgcagaaTTTAATAAGCATTAATGTTACCTACtatcatattttaatagaaTGAGTAGATTCAGAGTACATAgacataatttaaagaataattgTAGAAAtaggtttttaccgtatttttattacctaattgTAACAATCATTGCCATGTCGAAACATTTCTAATCATATTTTTAgacataatataaatagaatattatCAGTTAAGCTAGAAATAAAATGACTTGTGCTAACTTCAatgatagtaaaaaaaactctttttaCTTCAGAAATCTCTAAACAAGGTGTTTGAAGTATCTAGAAATATTAACATATTAATTGTGTGGcaaatgaaaaattatattaaattcgAACAGCAACGCTCCGTGACTCGTCAGTAAAGTACGAAACGACTCCATTTCGAGGGTTCACCATAGAGTAGCGGCGCGCAGAGAGATCGCATGTTTTTGCAATTATATGAGGCAGACTTTTGCATGCAAATTCACTCGCGTTAAATTTAGGAATTGTATTTTCATTTAGAGTGTATTTTAACTTTATCGACTAATTGTCTAATACATAACGTATAAAGTAATTTCAATATCTTCAACGACAGAAAATATTACGTAAGTATTTGAAGAATCAAGTCAGTTcacattcaaacaaaaaacaaactttattttaaatatatgccAGCCCAAAGTTAACACTTATCAATAATCCTAGAACAATATTATGTGAATTATAagaatttaatgtattttaaagaatttatttatttcatgaatttggcattacaagagaagcagtacattgatccccacactaggctcagcctgtaacgtgggaacctcagagaagtatcgaaatggtgcggttcttactttaacagaatatattattgtacaccacaaaataatagaataatGTGTAGAGAAAAAAATCCATGGTGGCGGTAGTTTTCCCGCGTTGTCCAAACAATCCAAACATCAGATGGTTTTCACTTCACATGAAAACAGGTCCTACCAAATATCAGAACTGTTTTAGAGATTTTGATCTTGTCCTATTTCGATTGAGCTTATATATGTATTGACCATTGTATCGTATTTATGCTtagtttacatatgtatatgtgcTTCCACTTTTAAGGCCTCGGTGTTGCTAGTATCAGAAATGTTTAGTAGCCAGACATTACTGACCCGACTATTCTACCCCCATCCTAGTAGGGAAAGTACTTATTAACTACTTAATTGTctctttataataaatatgagaGTGAAAAAAAAGAGGAGGACACATTACCTATTATTAATTAAGCTATTTTTTTAGCTACAAATAGAGGAAGACTACGTTATAACAGGTTACCAGGTGATATTGTTCACGGACGGCTTACGAGGCACCGCCTACATACACTCTGGAGGGATACTGGAGGTACAAACTACTAAAGCTAACTCTTTAAATGCCAAGAGACCGTGGTCTCCGATTGGCGCCGTGCACGGTGTACTACAGCCTAAAGTTTTATAGAAATAAATGCCTTCCCAATAGAAGTGATATATATATTTGCACTATTTTTACATATCACCTGgcggttataaaaaaaaatcatttatttcagaccttggtccatacagtgttagttttagttttccTCGCCACTTGTATACTCGTATGTCCCTA harbors:
- the LOC133515982 gene encoding uncharacterized protein LOC133515982; protein product: MRAKRLMFLLLCYLSDTSAVLYNNKLDSEYIEIQPLEEANYSNPILVSGIIYRTFKKYYCEVFKDFENRRTLLRGSKAWTFPRQDVNLTLAYPSAEHADLQIEEDYVITGYQVILFTDGLRGTAYIHSGGILEDTISLTFISEGITTLSYQFWLYGTQRSSIPAEEYNYVMC